In Candidatus Cloacimonadota bacterium, the following are encoded in one genomic region:
- the csm5 gene encoding type III-A CRISPR-associated RAMP protein Csm5 has protein sequence MNNIKIEVLSPLHIGDNENKNLSSLSDFIVDGDKIKLIDHQKLESIFSENPHIMEDYIKEIKTHSQQKFSLKSFLQKYKISIEEITESESIPFIGQFNGKEIHPFISENGKKYLPGSSVKGAIRNALAFVYLKEH, from the coding sequence TTGAATAATATAAAAATTGAAGTTCTATCTCCGCTTCATATCGGAGATAATGAAAATAAAAACCTTTCTTCGCTTTCTGATTTTATTGTAGATGGTGATAAAATAAAATTGATAGATCATCAAAAACTGGAAAGTATCTTTTCAGAAAATCCGCATATTATGGAAGATTACATCAAAGAAATTAAAACGCATTCTCAACAAAAATTCTCATTAAAATCTTTTCTGCAGAAATATAAAATTTCAATTGAAGAAATAACCGAAAGCGAATCAATTCCGTTTATTGGTCAATTTAATGGAAAAGAAATCCATCCGTTTATTTCCGAAAACGGAAAAAAATATCTTCCCGGCTCATCTGTGAAAGGTGCTATTCGAAATGCTCTTGCTTTCGTTTATCTGAAAGAACAT